The following proteins are encoded in a genomic region of Hypanus sabinus isolate sHypSab1 chromosome 19, sHypSab1.hap1, whole genome shotgun sequence:
- the LOC132377724 gene encoding cytokine-inducible SH2-containing protein-like isoform X2, with product MAHVSRPLPVQQGTRTISLPQSRSDIFIFLEQQENRIPRNVPPMTFQEESAPVAPGRGLSVEPTPSRDPEDDMQCLTTTLRQLDLSGWYWGSLTANEAKQQLNKMPEGTFLIRDSSHPSYLLTLSVKTSRGPTNVRIEYSNGKFCLDSYYLAKPRILAFREVLSLIQHYVTSCTVDRCDKVADSTALPPKDTAIHLKLIKPLHRKDCFPSLQHLCRLTINKTTRGKVDKLPLPKPIQRFLEEYPFLF from the exons ACCTTTGCCGGTACAGCAAGGAACAAGAACCATCAGTCTACCCCAGTCCAGGTCAGAcatattcattttcttggagcAACAGGAGAACAGGATCCCGAGGAACGTGCCCCCGATGACCTTCCAGGAGGAGAGTGCTCCGGTGGCGCCAGGGAGGGGGCTGAGCGTGGAACCCACCCCAAGCCGGGACCCTGAGGACGACATGCAATGTCTGACCACTACTCTCCGACAGCTGGACCTATCAG GATGGTACTGGGGCTCGCTCACTGCCAACGAGGCCAAGCAGCAGCTCAACAAGATGCCGGAGGGGACCTTCCTCATCCGGGACAGCTCGCACCCCAGCTACCTGCTCACCCTGTCGGTGAAGACCAGCCGCGGCCCCACCAACGTCCGCATTGAATACAGCAATGGCAAGTTCTGCCTGGACTCGTACTACCTCGCCAAGCCCAGGATCCTGGCCTTCCGGGAGGTCCTCAGTCTCATCCAGCATTACGTCACCTCTTGCACCGTGGACCGGTGCGACAAGGTGGCGGACTCCACGGCCCTTCCGCCCAAGGACACTGCCATCCACTTGAAGCTCATCAAACCCCTTCACCGGAAGGACTGCTTCCCCTCTCTCCAACACTTGTGCCGATTGACTATTAACAAGACCACCCGTGGAAAAGTGGACAAACTCCCCTTACCAAAACCCATACAGAGGTTCTTGGAAGAGTACCCATTCCTCTTCTGA
- the LOC132377724 gene encoding cytokine-inducible SH2-containing protein-like isoform X1, with amino-acid sequence MLLCLRGPLPVQQGTRTISLPQSRSDIFIFLEQQENRIPRNVPPMTFQEESAPVAPGRGLSVEPTPSRDPEDDMQCLTTTLRQLDLSGWYWGSLTANEAKQQLNKMPEGTFLIRDSSHPSYLLTLSVKTSRGPTNVRIEYSNGKFCLDSYYLAKPRILAFREVLSLIQHYVTSCTVDRCDKVADSTALPPKDTAIHLKLIKPLHRKDCFPSLQHLCRLTINKTTRGKVDKLPLPKPIQRFLEEYPFLF; translated from the exons ACCTTTGCCGGTACAGCAAGGAACAAGAACCATCAGTCTACCCCAGTCCAGGTCAGAcatattcattttcttggagcAACAGGAGAACAGGATCCCGAGGAACGTGCCCCCGATGACCTTCCAGGAGGAGAGTGCTCCGGTGGCGCCAGGGAGGGGGCTGAGCGTGGAACCCACCCCAAGCCGGGACCCTGAGGACGACATGCAATGTCTGACCACTACTCTCCGACAGCTGGACCTATCAG GATGGTACTGGGGCTCGCTCACTGCCAACGAGGCCAAGCAGCAGCTCAACAAGATGCCGGAGGGGACCTTCCTCATCCGGGACAGCTCGCACCCCAGCTACCTGCTCACCCTGTCGGTGAAGACCAGCCGCGGCCCCACCAACGTCCGCATTGAATACAGCAATGGCAAGTTCTGCCTGGACTCGTACTACCTCGCCAAGCCCAGGATCCTGGCCTTCCGGGAGGTCCTCAGTCTCATCCAGCATTACGTCACCTCTTGCACCGTGGACCGGTGCGACAAGGTGGCGGACTCCACGGCCCTTCCGCCCAAGGACACTGCCATCCACTTGAAGCTCATCAAACCCCTTCACCGGAAGGACTGCTTCCCCTCTCTCCAACACTTGTGCCGATTGACTATTAACAAGACCACCCGTGGAAAAGTGGACAAACTCCCCTTACCAAAACCCATACAGAGGTTCTTGGAAGAGTACCCATTCCTCTTCTGA
- the LOC132377724 gene encoding cytokine-inducible SH2-containing protein-like isoform X3 encodes MTFQEESAPVAPGRGLSVEPTPSRDPEDDMQCLTTTLRQLDLSGWYWGSLTANEAKQQLNKMPEGTFLIRDSSHPSYLLTLSVKTSRGPTNVRIEYSNGKFCLDSYYLAKPRILAFREVLSLIQHYVTSCTVDRCDKVADSTALPPKDTAIHLKLIKPLHRKDCFPSLQHLCRLTINKTTRGKVDKLPLPKPIQRFLEEYPFLF; translated from the exons ATGACCTTCCAGGAGGAGAGTGCTCCGGTGGCGCCAGGGAGGGGGCTGAGCGTGGAACCCACCCCAAGCCGGGACCCTGAGGACGACATGCAATGTCTGACCACTACTCTCCGACAGCTGGACCTATCAG GATGGTACTGGGGCTCGCTCACTGCCAACGAGGCCAAGCAGCAGCTCAACAAGATGCCGGAGGGGACCTTCCTCATCCGGGACAGCTCGCACCCCAGCTACCTGCTCACCCTGTCGGTGAAGACCAGCCGCGGCCCCACCAACGTCCGCATTGAATACAGCAATGGCAAGTTCTGCCTGGACTCGTACTACCTCGCCAAGCCCAGGATCCTGGCCTTCCGGGAGGTCCTCAGTCTCATCCAGCATTACGTCACCTCTTGCACCGTGGACCGGTGCGACAAGGTGGCGGACTCCACGGCCCTTCCGCCCAAGGACACTGCCATCCACTTGAAGCTCATCAAACCCCTTCACCGGAAGGACTGCTTCCCCTCTCTCCAACACTTGTGCCGATTGACTATTAACAAGACCACCCGTGGAAAAGTGGACAAACTCCCCTTACCAAAACCCATACAGAGGTTCTTGGAAGAGTACCCATTCCTCTTCTGA